The following are encoded together in the Lathyrus oleraceus cultivar Zhongwan6 chromosome 3, CAAS_Psat_ZW6_1.0, whole genome shotgun sequence genome:
- the LOC127129203 gene encoding uncharacterized protein LOC127129203 — protein MDSKDQRRVTLQHTFQQLREVTSSSAIKKASIIVDASKYIQELKRKVEGLNSELGIVESSSSQMDELPMVSVETLEKGFLINVLLEKNKPGMLVSILEAFEDLGLDVLDARVSCEDNFQLEAVGGDSHKDDSINAQVVKQAVLQAIKNTDD, from the exons ATGGATTCAAAGGATCAAAGAAGAGTTACTCTCCAACACACGTTTCAACAACTTCGAGAAGTCACAAGCTCTAGTGCT ATAAAGAAAGCCTCAATAATTGTTGATGCCTCCAAGTACATTCAAGAATTGAAGAGAAAAGTTGAGGGACTGAACTCTGAGTTAGGAATTGTTGAATCATCTTCCTCTCAAATGGATGAGCTACCTATG GTTAGTGTGGAAACCCTAGAAAAGGGTTTTCTAATTAATGTGCTTTTAGAAAAGAATAAACCTGGTATGCTGGTGTCAATACTTGAAGCTTTTGAAGATCTAGGACTTGATGTGCTTGATGCTAGGGTTTCTTGTGAAGACAATTTCCAACTAGAAGCTGTGGGAGGAGAT AGTCACAAGGACGACAGTATCAACGCGCAAGTGGTGAAGCAAGCAGTGTTGCAAGCAATCAAGAACACGGACGACTAA